The sequence GTCTGGCAAGGGCCGTAGCGCGTGATGATTTTACGCCACAACAGGTGGTCAGGCTCGCGGTCCTGGCAGCCTGGCATGATGCCGGAAAATGCAATCTTGGCTTCCAGGAACAATATGATGAAATAATCCCTCCCTGGCAGACACATGGTCATGTGCGGGAAATATTCAAATTGATCTTCGATTCGCCATCCGGACAGGAAGGTTGTCAGGCCATGGAGTTGGCAGCCATGGAAAAATGGCTTCAAAATCCAGATGATCTGATCTATTGGTTGTGGTCCGTGTTTTGTCACCATGGCCGCCCACTGGCAGGAGATCCCTTTTTCCAGGGTATGCCCTCGCGCAGTGAATTGAAAAAAATCAGTTCAAAAGTATGGCTGAAGAACTCCCGTCGTGACCCCCTGGCTGGCTTGTTGGAATTGTCCAAAGCCATGCGTCAGGTATTTCCCGATGCGTTTCGAGCCGTGCCGGATCCCCTGCCTCTGACGCCACCCTTGCAGCATTTGTTCAATGGATTGCTGACCCTGGCCGACTGGATCGGTTCCGATGCCGACCGTTTTTTTCCTTATGCGGAGAGCCAGGAGATTCCCGCCGCCGACCTCCTGCGCCAAAAATCCAGGTTGGCGTTGCAACATCTCGGCTACGATACAACGGATGCACGTACCAACCTCAAGCAAAAGCCAATAATATTTTCTGATTTGTTCGGTTATGCCACGCCCAATCCGATACAACAAAAAATGGCCGGTCTCGATCCAGACCCGAATGGAAACATTGTTATTCTGGAGGCGGAAACAGGGGCCGGAAAAACCGAAGCCGCCCTGCTTTATTTCTTGAAATTGTTTCAAGAGGGGTTGGTGGATGGACTCTATTTTGCCCTGCCCACCCGGGCAGCAGCGGTGCAGATCCATGCCCGGGTTCAGCAAGCTGTGGCCACGGCTCTCGGTCCGGATCATCCGCCGGTGGTGTTGGCCGTGCCGGGTTATCTTCAGGTGGATGAGGTCAGAGGAGTTCGCCTGCCATCATCGGCAACGCTTTGGTCGGATGATCAGGATCGTTATCGCTATCGGGGCTGGGCAGCAGAGCATCCCAAGCGCTATTTCGCGGCGGCAATCGCCGTGGGGACCGTGGATCAGGTCCTGCTGTCAGCCCTTTCCGTGCCACATGCCCATATGCGGGCGGCAGCACTCAGTCGGTTGCTGCTGGTGGTGGATGAAGTGCATGCCTCCGATGCCTACATGACCACCATCCTCCAGGAGGTGATCACCCGGCAGGTGGCCGTGGGGGGGCATGTGCTGCTCATGTCGGCCACCCTCGGTTCCGCCATACGCACCCGCTTTCTGCATGGACCACGGGCCGAACTTCCCCCGCCAGAGGTGGCGGCTGCCACGCCCTATCCCCTGATCACCACGCAACGCAGCACGCAAAATCAGTGGCCTGTTCCGGGCGAAGGGTTGGGCAAGGTGGTCCATATCTCCCCCCTGAATCTGGCCGATGACACGGAGATCGTGGCCGCCATGGCCTTGACCGCAGCACGGGCAGGGGCACGGGTTCTCGTGATTCGCAATACGGTGCATTGGGTCATCGAAACCCAAATGCAACTCGAAGCACAGGCCGGGAGTGAAAGCAATCTGTTGATGCAGTGCATGCATAAACCCGCCCCGCATCATGCCCGTTTTGCTGCCGGTGACCGCAAGCTGTTGGATGCCGCCGTCACCAAAGGCCTTGGCAAACAGGCCAACAGGAATGGCGGTCTGGTGGTGATCAGTTCCCAGACCACAGAACAAAGCCTGGATATCGATGCCGATTACTTGATCACGGATCTGTGCCCCATGGATGTGCTGTTGCAGCGCATCGGGCGTTTGCATCGTCATCCGCGCACGCAGCGTCCCGAGGGTTATGCACATCCCCGCCTGGTGTTGTTGCTGCCGGAAAATGAGCTGGATGGCTATCTGGAAGCCAATGGCCAGGTGGCGCAATCGGCCATGGGGCATGGCTGGGGCAGCATCTATGACGATATGCGCGTTCTGGCAGCCACCTGGGAAACCCTCGCGGCGACACCCTCCATCACCATTCCCGCCGACAATCGGCGGCTTGTGGAGGCCGTCACCCATCCGGACAACCTTGCACAATTGGCCGAAAAACGCGGCAAAATCTGGCAGCAACATGGCGAAGGACTTTTCGGCAAAAAGGCCGCCCAAAAAAATCTGGCCCGGGCAGGGCTTTATGATCGCGGCAAATGGCTGCACGAATGTGGTTTCACGGAGCTGACCGACGTTCGCCTGACGACCCGGCTGGGTTTGCAGGACCGGCAGGTGCAGTTCGATCCGGTCCCCATGGGGCCTTTTGGCATACCCGTACCCATGCTCACCATTCCCGGTCGTTGGCTGGGTGATCAAAAGCTCTCCGATGCAGCCTGTCCAGAAGCTGTATTGGCAGATGATGGCATCATTGAATTCATGTTGGGTGAGCGACGGTTTCGTTATGACCGTCTGGGGTTGCGTCCCGTTGTGTGACTGTCAAAACAAGAGAAAGAAAATGAGGAGACCATGGACAACAATTTATTGACCGATCCGATCCTTCGCGTGGATACCACGTCTGGAAGCCGAAAACGGCTCTCTTTGCCAGGCGTCATGGCGGACCTGATGCAGGGCGAGATCATCTCCTTTGCCGCCCTGCAAGCCCATCAAAATCATGCCTGGCATGCCTTTCTGGTCCAGCTTGCCGCCATGGCCCTGCACCGGGCCGATCAGGCAACACCCCCTGTGGAAGAGAAAAAATGGCGGGAGATGTTACGCCATTTGACGCTCGACTGGTCCTGGGATGAACCCTGGCGACTTGTGGTGGAGGATCTGGGCAAGCCGGCTTTCATGCAGCCGCCGGTTCCGGAAAACTCCCTGAAAGGATTCAAAAATCAGTATGCCCAGCCCGATCAGATCGACGTTCTCGTCACCGCCAAGAATCACGATATCAAAATGGCCCGTATCGACCATCCCCAACCCGACAACTGGATCATGGCCCTGGTCAGTCTGCAAACCATGGAGGGATTTATGGGGGCTGGAAATTATGGCATTGCGCGCATGAATGGGGGGTTTGCCAGTCGGCCCGGCGTGGGAATTCGTCCAGATCCCCTTTGGGGATCCCACTTTCGCCAGGATCTGACCGTATTACGCCAGGATCGTGATGCCCTGCTGGAGCGTTATCCGGATTTTTATCAAAAAAAGGATGGTGCTGCCCTGCTTTGGTTGTTGCCTTGGGATGGTCT comes from Magnetococcales bacterium and encodes:
- the cas3 gene encoding CRISPR-associated helicase Cas3', producing the protein MIDNKNSIFWAKRQEDSACIHWHPLVHHCLEVASVLHALMETGVMRKRLARAVARDDFTPQQVVRLAVLAAWHDAGKCNLGFQEQYDEIIPPWQTHGHVREIFKLIFDSPSGQEGCQAMELAAMEKWLQNPDDLIYWLWSVFCHHGRPLAGDPFFQGMPSRSELKKISSKVWLKNSRRDPLAGLLELSKAMRQVFPDAFRAVPDPLPLTPPLQHLFNGLLTLADWIGSDADRFFPYAESQEIPAADLLRQKSRLALQHLGYDTTDARTNLKQKPIIFSDLFGYATPNPIQQKMAGLDPDPNGNIVILEAETGAGKTEAALLYFLKLFQEGLVDGLYFALPTRAAAVQIHARVQQAVATALGPDHPPVVLAVPGYLQVDEVRGVRLPSSATLWSDDQDRYRYRGWAAEHPKRYFAAAIAVGTVDQVLLSALSVPHAHMRAAALSRLLLVVDEVHASDAYMTTILQEVITRQVAVGGHVLLMSATLGSAIRTRFLHGPRAELPPPEVAAATPYPLITTQRSTQNQWPVPGEGLGKVVHISPLNLADDTEIVAAMALTAARAGARVLVIRNTVHWVIETQMQLEAQAGSESNLLMQCMHKPAPHHARFAAGDRKLLDAAVTKGLGKQANRNGGLVVISSQTTEQSLDIDADYLITDLCPMDVLLQRIGRLHRHPRTQRPEGYAHPRLVLLLPENELDGYLEANGQVAQSAMGHGWGSIYDDMRVLAATWETLAATPSITIPADNRRLVEAVTHPDNLAQLAEKRGKIWQQHGEGLFGKKAAQKNLARAGLYDRGKWLHECGFTELTDVRLTTRLGLQDRQVQFDPVPMGPFGIPVPMLTIPGRWLGDQKLSDAACPEAVLADDGIIEFMLGERRFRYDRLGLRPVV